Proteins encoded together in one Planctopirus ephydatiae window:
- a CDS encoding type IV pilus modification PilV family protein, whose amino-acid sequence MTPRNGFSLIEALVSVTVTTMACAALVQVVYGLGQASSSAISTTVARGICQQLMDEISLARFPLLADSRPTVRTMGTVPSRLEFNDLDDYAGYVQSPPADRHGRLLGHLALNPSATFIDNGTSPPDLPAMNRFVQEVVVERIQQGTGSTWPVATSETGFRRVTVRVRELTAPLAISETGTTQSGPLPQSLANAPIITQSVRIMAYVPPAP is encoded by the coding sequence ATGACCCCGCGAAATGGCTTCTCACTGATCGAAGCCCTCGTCTCTGTCACTGTAACGACGATGGCTTGTGCAGCACTTGTGCAGGTGGTGTACGGACTGGGGCAAGCCTCTTCCAGTGCCATTTCGACCACTGTCGCGCGAGGCATCTGTCAACAACTGATGGATGAAATCTCATTAGCGCGGTTCCCACTTCTGGCTGACTCCCGGCCCACGGTGCGAACAATGGGAACTGTGCCCAGTCGTCTGGAATTCAACGATCTTGACGACTATGCCGGTTATGTTCAGTCGCCGCCGGCAGATCGACATGGACGACTCCTGGGTCACCTGGCACTGAATCCATCGGCAACATTCATCGATAACGGCACTTCACCGCCAGATCTTCCAGCGATGAACCGCTTTGTACAGGAAGTCGTTGTTGAGCGGATCCAGCAAGGGACAGGTTCGACCTGGCCAGTGGCGACCAGCGAGACAGGCTTCCGCCGGGTGACAGTCCGTGTGCGAGAACTGACGGCACCACTCGCCATTTCAGAAACTGGCACGACGCAAAGCGGGCCTTTGCCACAAAGTTTAGCGAACGCCCCGATCATAACTCAAAGTGTGAGGATCATGGCTTATGTTCCTCCCGCCCCCTGA